The following coding sequences are from one Candidatus Binataceae bacterium window:
- a CDS encoding Rieske 2Fe-2S domain-containing protein codes for MNENLPSFESAELIPDYWYAIAPSSAVTSARPIGIKRFGRRFALWRGKNGRVAGLPDRCSHRAAILSTGKIREGCIECPYHGLRFDSAGRCVLIPANGANASIPDGFDLSPITVREAHGLVWYWNGAGEPAAEIPWLPGATEMGAGTAEYDYVAHAPYLRILENLADFHHFPILHKTMLPGIGTRMDDMDARVEGEVVSFKATMRWERPGWLRKDTPIEAWFGLPSLALIKFGGFYVNYALAPIDSEQSWIYARYHHLQWNGALSTIAGTMAARYDRAIFKLQDRKVLVTQGDQPGDFSNFKLYAADRPIALLWGLRKRAIVAAQNRRMSAHQETSAAAAGR; via the coding sequence ATGAACGAGAATCTGCCGTCATTCGAGTCCGCGGAGCTTATCCCCGACTACTGGTACGCGATCGCGCCCTCGAGCGCGGTCACGTCCGCGAGGCCAATCGGTATCAAACGGTTCGGACGCCGGTTCGCACTATGGCGCGGCAAGAATGGCCGCGTCGCGGGCCTGCCCGACCGCTGCTCTCATCGTGCGGCGATCCTCAGCACCGGAAAGATTCGCGAGGGTTGTATCGAATGCCCGTATCACGGCCTGCGCTTCGATTCGGCCGGGCGCTGCGTGCTGATACCGGCCAACGGCGCGAATGCATCGATTCCCGACGGGTTCGACCTATCGCCTATCACAGTGCGCGAGGCGCACGGGCTGGTCTGGTACTGGAATGGCGCAGGCGAACCCGCGGCAGAGATCCCGTGGCTTCCGGGCGCGACCGAGATGGGCGCCGGCACCGCGGAGTACGACTACGTGGCGCATGCTCCCTACCTGCGAATCCTCGAGAACCTTGCCGACTTCCATCACTTTCCAATCCTGCACAAGACGATGCTGCCTGGAATCGGGACGCGGATGGACGACATGGATGCGCGTGTCGAAGGCGAGGTCGTATCGTTCAAGGCCACGATGCGCTGGGAGAGGCCGGGATGGTTGCGCAAGGACACGCCGATCGAGGCATGGTTCGGTCTTCCCTCGCTTGCGCTGATCAAGTTCGGCGGTTTTTACGTCAACTATGCGCTCGCGCCGATCGATTCGGAGCAATCATGGATATACGCGCGCTATCATCATCTGCAGTGGAACGGAGCACTCAGCACCATCGCCGGGACGATGGCCGCGCGCTACGACCGTGCGATCTTCAAACTTCAGGACCGCAAGGTGCTCGTGACGCAAGGCGACCAGCCGGGCGACTTCTCGAATTTCAAACTGTACGCGGCTGATCGTCCAATCGCGCTACTCTGGGGCCTGCGCAAGCGCGCGATCGTTGCGGCACAGAATCGACGCATGAGCGCG